Proteins from a genomic interval of Psychrobacter urativorans:
- the yajC gene encoding preprotein translocase subunit YajC, with protein sequence MSFFIQSAHAAETAAGGASIFGQILLPVAFFAIFYFLVIRPQSKRTKEHRSMVNALTVGSEVIFAGGLMGRIKKLEGDYAVVSLNNNTDIKVQRASVISVLPAGTIDGISLSKV encoded by the coding sequence ATGAGCTTTTTTATTCAGTCAGCCCATGCCGCTGAGACGGCAGCAGGCGGTGCTTCTATTTTTGGTCAGATTTTACTGCCAGTAGCCTTTTTTGCTATTTTTTACTTTTTGGTGATTCGTCCACAGTCTAAGCGTACTAAAGAACACCGTTCTATGGTTAATGCCTTGACAGTGGGCAGCGAAGTGATTTTTGCAGGTGGTTTGATGGGTCGTATTAAAAAACTTGAAGGCGACTATGCGGTCGTTAGCTTAAATAATAATACCGATATCAAGGTACAGCGCGCTTCAGTTATCTCAGTATTACCTGCAGGTACTATTGACGGCATATCGTTATCAAAAGTGTAA
- a CDS encoding S1C family serine protease — protein MSSSPNTNNKAAVVKWLPWVLLLIVIAAFVWWFTSMRTPSEAKWEKPVAPAAEQQITAPTSEGAEPISSYHDAVARASQSVVNIYTTQKMAEHPYMDDPVLRRFYEFHGGDQENQGDTNLGSGVIVSQDGYIVTNAHVIEKADEITVALSDGRKTRARIIGTDPDSDLAVIKVDMTGLTPLAFREAPSRVGDVALAIGNPFGVGQTVTQGIISATGRTGLGVNKFEDFIQTDAAINPGNSGGALVDAKGELVGINTVIFSRSGGSMGIGFAIPTALVEQVMNALIKDGRVSRGWLGIEIQSQMRDPTRLESSTGVEVLNVIPQGSAAKSGLKVGDIILSIDGVEMTDDNTLVQYVARKPPNTELNAQILRGGKNRQVKIILMERPPQEEVEQPTIIYDGSAAGQPSYQHDYEGQDQSQDAPPMSEEERLRMREELLKLFEQDAAKR, from the coding sequence ATGTCGTCATCCCCGAACACCAATAATAAGGCAGCGGTTGTAAAATGGCTGCCTTGGGTTTTATTGCTGATAGTCATTGCAGCGTTTGTCTGGTGGTTTACGAGTATGAGGACACCATCAGAGGCAAAATGGGAAAAACCTGTCGCGCCCGCTGCTGAGCAACAAATCACTGCGCCAACGAGTGAGGGTGCAGAACCGATATCCTCTTATCATGATGCTGTAGCGCGGGCGTCGCAGTCTGTAGTTAATATTTATACCACTCAAAAAATGGCAGAACATCCGTATATGGATGATCCCGTCCTGCGGCGCTTTTATGAATTTCATGGTGGTGACCAAGAAAACCAAGGAGATACCAATTTAGGCTCTGGTGTTATTGTGTCACAAGACGGTTATATCGTCACCAATGCTCACGTTATTGAAAAAGCCGATGAGATTACAGTGGCACTGAGCGATGGTCGTAAGACTCGCGCCAGAATTATTGGTACTGATCCTGATAGCGACTTGGCGGTAATTAAAGTGGATATGACTGGATTAACACCACTGGCTTTCCGTGAAGCACCCAGTCGTGTTGGTGATGTCGCATTAGCCATTGGAAACCCATTTGGTGTCGGGCAAACGGTCACTCAAGGCATTATTTCGGCAACTGGTCGTACTGGGCTTGGGGTCAATAAGTTTGAAGACTTTATCCAAACCGATGCGGCAATTAACCCCGGTAATTCAGGTGGTGCTTTAGTTGATGCTAAGGGCGAGCTGGTTGGTATTAATACGGTCATTTTTTCGCGTTCAGGCGGCTCGATGGGTATTGGTTTTGCCATTCCAACTGCACTGGTTGAACAAGTGATGAATGCCTTAATTAAAGACGGTCGCGTCAGTCGTGGTTGGTTAGGGATTGAGATACAATCACAGATGCGTGATCCCACGCGCTTAGAGAGTTCAACGGGCGTGGAAGTATTGAATGTTATTCCTCAAGGTTCAGCAGCTAAAAGCGGTCTAAAAGTAGGTGATATCATCCTATCTATTGATGGCGTTGAGATGACCGATGACAATACCTTGGTACAGTATGTGGCACGTAAACCGCCTAACACTGAGCTCAATGCACAAATACTACGTGGCGGTAAAAATAGACAGGTGAAAATCATACTGATGGAGCGTCCACCTCAAGAAGAAGTCGAGCAACCTACCATTATTTATGATGGAAGCGCTGCAGGGCAACCAAGCTATCAGCACGACTATGAAGGTCAGGATCAGAGTCAAGATGCACCACCGATGTCTGAAGAAGAGCGTCTACGTATGCGTGAAGAGCTGCTAAAATTGTTTGAACAAGACGCAGCTAAACGATAA
- the secD gene encoding protein translocase subunit SecD, with translation MQYPAWKYFVIIIVLIIAGLYAAPNLYPDEPAVQITSAAAGTQLSEGILTESQTLLKEAGLSYHDGTFEGNSALVRLDNPEAQLKAQEVLRQNLGDDYVVALNLAQTTPQWLRDIGAKPMKLGLDLRGGVRFVLEVDMNKALEQRLTSASRDVRRDLRAERIAIKGIKTEAQGIVLHFASTDIRNRAQNILQNSMGTTFNLQSSIDEQGAALIMAYNDKTLEEINSYAVSQNLTTLRNRISELGVSEALVQSQGANRIVVELPGVQDTAEAKRVLGRTANLEFRMVAKDSENYMGGIPPAGTEAFPFKTLDGQPVLLERQAIVTGDKVTNAQTSLDENGRPEVSITLDSAGGKLMQNATRTAVGEQMAVLFIENKQKITYEVDPATGKNIEVRTPYAETKVINRANIQAVLGSSFRITGLDSNAEAAELALLLRSGALAAPMYFVEERTIGPSLGQENIDKGLFSTQVGYLLVFAFMIIFYRLFGLMANIALAINVVIIMAIMSILGSSLTLPGIAGIVLTIGMAVDANVLIFERIREELANGVRPKSAIGAGFDRAFSSVFDANITTLLVAFILFAIGTGPIKGFAITLAIGIISSLFTALLVTRALIQIAYGKRKSIKRLSIG, from the coding sequence ATGCAATATCCTGCTTGGAAATACTTCGTCATTATCATCGTGCTTATCATAGCTGGTCTGTACGCTGCACCCAATCTATATCCTGATGAACCAGCGGTACAGATTACTAGTGCGGCTGCAGGCACGCAGCTGTCTGAGGGCATATTAACCGAGTCGCAAACTCTGCTTAAAGAAGCTGGCTTAAGCTATCACGATGGTACATTTGAGGGCAACAGCGCCCTTGTCCGTCTTGATAATCCTGAAGCACAGCTTAAAGCCCAAGAAGTGTTACGCCAAAATTTAGGTGATGACTACGTGGTGGCATTGAACCTTGCGCAGACAACGCCGCAATGGTTGCGCGATATCGGTGCTAAGCCGATGAAGCTAGGGCTTGATTTACGTGGTGGGGTACGCTTTGTACTTGAAGTAGATATGAATAAGGCGCTTGAGCAGCGGCTTACCAGTGCCAGTCGTGACGTACGTCGTGACTTGCGTGCTGAGCGTATCGCTATTAAAGGTATCAAGACAGAAGCGCAAGGTATTGTGCTGCATTTTGCCAGTACTGATATTCGTAATCGCGCGCAAAATATTTTACAAAACTCGATGGGCACCACCTTTAACTTGCAATCATCAATTGATGAGCAAGGGGCGGCGCTGATTATGGCGTATAACGATAAGACGTTAGAAGAAATCAACAGTTATGCGGTCAGCCAAAATTTAACCACTCTACGTAACCGTATCAGTGAACTTGGCGTTTCCGAAGCGTTGGTACAGTCACAAGGTGCCAATCGCATTGTTGTTGAGCTACCAGGTGTACAAGATACGGCTGAAGCCAAGCGCGTGCTAGGTCGTACGGCTAATCTTGAATTTCGTATGGTAGCAAAAGACAGCGAAAACTATATGGGCGGCATTCCACCTGCTGGTACCGAAGCCTTCCCATTTAAGACGCTTGATGGTCAACCCGTATTACTAGAGCGTCAAGCCATTGTGACCGGTGATAAAGTCACCAATGCTCAAACTAGCCTTGATGAAAACGGACGTCCTGAAGTTAGTATTACCCTTGACAGTGCCGGCGGTAAGCTCATGCAGAATGCCACGCGCACTGCTGTTGGCGAGCAAATGGCAGTATTGTTTATTGAAAATAAACAAAAAATCACTTATGAAGTAGACCCAGCAACAGGTAAAAATATTGAAGTTCGTACGCCTTATGCTGAAACCAAAGTGATTAACCGCGCCAATATTCAAGCGGTGCTTGGCTCATCATTCCGTATTACCGGTCTTGATAGCAATGCTGAAGCGGCTGAGCTGGCGTTATTATTACGATCAGGGGCGCTAGCTGCACCGATGTATTTTGTTGAAGAGCGCACCATTGGTCCATCACTTGGTCAAGAAAACATTGATAAAGGCTTGTTTTCTACCCAAGTAGGCTACTTATTAGTCTTTGCCTTTATGATTATCTTCTATCGCCTATTTGGTTTGATGGCAAATATTGCCCTTGCCATTAACGTGGTGATTATTATGGCAATCATGTCTATTTTAGGCTCTTCACTGACGCTGCCTGGTATCGCTGGTATCGTATTGACCATTGGTATGGCGGTCGATGCTAACGTGTTGATATTTGAGCGGATACGCGAGGAACTAGCAAACGGAGTACGACCCAAATCCGCTATTGGTGCAGGCTTTGATCGCGCCTTTAGCAGTGTATTTGATGCCAATATCACCACTTTACTGGTTGCATTTATTTTGTTTGCTATCGGCACCGGTCCAATCAAAGGCTTTGCGATTACCTTAGCGATTGGTATTATCAGCTCACTATTTACCGCCTTGTTGGTCACGCGAGCTTTAATACAAATTGCTTATGGTAAGCGTAAATCTATTAAACGTTTGAGCATCGGCTAG
- a CDS encoding LysM peptidoglycan-binding domain-containing protein produces the protein MSTVSSMSRSFIALPLTLAVSTLLISACSSTPTASNTGATTTTPVVTKRPVNQTAATARPTTSKDYSTIYLDAESLDELADLLEATDMTMVESNQLAIQQYGDLWNRLRAGYKMNGGKVKYDPRIEAQKSWFTSRQDYLNRLTARSSRYLYHTVREAERRNIPTELALLPVIESSYDPTGTSSAAAAGLWQFIPSTGRIYGLNQSSSYDGRRDVIESTRAAYDFLTALHNQFGSWELALAAYNAGPGRVQKAIDANAAQGLPTDYWSLRLPTETMNYVPRFLAVADIVSKPEQYNVYLPAIANRQHFRSVPVNYGVSLAEVSQLTGVSNDELLKLNPALTSARIDASGPQRVVIPHDVNLNIDAKLSSLRGNGTSNVIASSAASSGSPSYTPSPTYTPSPSYTPSPSPSSTTPSYNSQPYSSSSLPSTGGGLAEYAASARVPQQTTSYIPPSSKPTSTSVYSSSASISKEPPVTSTEIGKINTELQNSNSLPTTSAQITQNNTIIQEPALTREERDFIAAQIMRQTPEVKDVVNADGNINLSAIQTQQSILEASGKDKKLSFANTPTSAPKPKGIRTVYTVKNGDTLSNIASRAGVSWRDIAEWNQIDASTKLFSGSTLYLYDAKTIAPLSAANTSTATSQPESYIVQAGDTLTGTANRFGLSVSQLSSYNNLSTRTDLLKGQKLWLIAGKVTQPVKNSASSSSATSSNSTSSSNSTSSTVNSNSNNTNNSTASSSTTPTSNYTVKSGETLSGIANSIGMTAAQVAAVNSNFDAQARLQAGQVIKVPVAKVPVAKVEVPKVEVERQLNDKPVSYKVEAGDSLTGLAKRYNISISDLASANDLTSTSNLILGRTITIPAKGSSSVSNAPKANPTATASTAPSPSRNVPSANTASNTSSGKNLSNTENYKVQAGDGLIALARRFGVSVDDLATTNNMATNAQLQLGQTIKVPKATISYTVGSGDSLIGLARKYGVSTQELADMNKIAVDAMLQLGQRMVVPNRM, from the coding sequence ATGTCTACTGTGTCATCAATGTCTCGCTCGTTTATTGCTTTACCACTGACGCTGGCGGTGTCAACTTTACTCATCAGTGCGTGTAGTAGTACTCCGACTGCGAGCAATACGGGTGCGACTACTACTACGCCTGTGGTGACCAAACGTCCAGTTAATCAGACTGCCGCGACTGCTAGACCAACGACTAGTAAAGATTATTCCACTATCTATCTAGATGCGGAAAGCCTAGATGAATTGGCGGATTTGTTAGAAGCCACAGATATGACTATGGTTGAGAGTAATCAGCTGGCGATTCAACAATACGGTGACTTATGGAATAGGTTGCGTGCGGGTTATAAGATGAATGGTGGGAAAGTGAAATATGACCCACGTATTGAAGCGCAAAAAAGTTGGTTCACCAGTCGCCAAGATTATCTAAATCGCTTAACTGCACGTTCAAGTCGTTACTTGTATCATACAGTGCGGGAAGCAGAGCGTCGTAATATCCCAACTGAGCTTGCATTGTTACCAGTAATTGAGAGCTCTTATGATCCGACTGGAACGAGTAGTGCTGCTGCCGCAGGTTTGTGGCAGTTTATTCCTAGTACGGGTCGTATTTATGGTCTAAATCAAAGTAGCAGCTATGATGGTCGTCGTGATGTTATCGAATCTACACGTGCCGCCTATGATTTTCTAACTGCTCTACACAATCAGTTTGGAAGCTGGGAGTTGGCTTTAGCAGCATATAATGCGGGTCCTGGACGTGTGCAAAAAGCGATTGATGCCAATGCCGCTCAAGGGCTACCAACGGATTATTGGTCACTTAGACTGCCTACAGAAACGATGAACTATGTGCCACGCTTTTTAGCCGTAGCGGATATTGTCTCTAAGCCTGAACAGTATAATGTGTATTTGCCAGCGATTGCTAACCGTCAGCATTTTCGTAGTGTGCCGGTTAACTATGGTGTGAGCTTAGCTGAAGTGTCGCAACTCACGGGTGTAAGTAATGATGAGTTACTCAAGCTGAATCCTGCGCTAACGTCAGCACGCATTGATGCTTCAGGTCCACAGCGAGTCGTGATTCCTCATGATGTGAATCTCAATATCGATGCCAAGCTTAGCTCATTAAGAGGTAATGGCACCAGTAATGTGATAGCCTCTAGCGCGGCTAGTAGTGGCAGCCCAAGCTACACACCAAGTCCGACGTACACCCCGAGCCCTAGCTATACACCGAGTCCAAGTCCAAGCAGTACAACGCCAAGCTATAATAGCCAACCTTATTCGAGCTCATCATTACCCTCAACAGGTGGTGGCTTGGCTGAATATGCTGCCAGTGCTCGTGTACCACAGCAGACGACCAGTTATATTCCACCGTCTTCTAAGCCAACCAGTACCTCTGTTTATAGTAGTAGTGCGTCTATTAGCAAAGAGCCACCTGTTACCAGTACAGAAATTGGTAAAATTAACACTGAGCTACAAAATAGTAACAGCTTACCGACCACTTCAGCCCAAATTACCCAAAATAATACGATTATCCAAGAACCAGCATTGACTAGAGAAGAGCGCGACTTCATTGCCGCGCAAATCATGCGGCAAACGCCTGAAGTTAAAGATGTAGTGAATGCTGATGGTAATATTAATCTATCAGCGATACAGACGCAGCAATCTATCCTAGAGGCGAGCGGTAAAGATAAGAAACTTAGCTTTGCGAATACGCCAACTAGTGCGCCAAAACCGAAAGGTATTCGTACCGTCTATACCGTAAAAAATGGTGATACTTTATCTAATATCGCCTCGCGCGCCGGAGTCAGCTGGCGTGATATCGCTGAATGGAACCAAATAGACGCGAGTACTAAATTATTCTCTGGTAGTACATTATATTTATATGATGCCAAAACCATTGCGCCGTTGAGCGCTGCCAATACCAGTACCGCTACCAGTCAACCTGAAAGCTATATCGTGCAAGCGGGCGATACCTTAACGGGTACAGCAAATCGTTTTGGTCTGTCAGTTAGCCAACTTTCCAGTTATAACAACTTAAGCACCCGTACTGATTTATTAAAAGGTCAAAAGCTGTGGTTGATTGCCGGAAAAGTGACCCAACCTGTAAAAAATAGTGCCAGTAGTTCTAGTGCTACCAGCTCTAACAGCACAAGTAGCTCTAACAGTACAAGCTCTACTGTTAATAGCAATAGCAACAATACTAATAATAGTACTGCAAGTAGCTCAACAACGCCTACCAGTAACTATACGGTAAAGTCGGGTGAAACGTTAAGTGGCATTGCTAACAGTATTGGTATGACTGCGGCTCAAGTGGCTGCCGTCAATAGTAACTTTGATGCTCAAGCACGTCTGCAAGCTGGGCAGGTCATTAAAGTACCAGTAGCTAAAGTACCAGTAGCTAAAGTAGAGGTACCTAAAGTAGAGGTTGAGCGCCAACTAAATGATAAACCGGTCAGCTACAAAGTTGAAGCGGGTGATAGCTTAACGGGGCTTGCTAAGCGTTATAACATTTCGATAAGTGACTTAGCATCTGCCAATGATCTGACCAGTACATCGAACTTAATATTAGGACGCACCATTACTATTCCTGCAAAAGGAAGTAGCAGTGTCAGTAATGCACCGAAAGCTAATCCAACTGCAACTGCAAGTACAGCGCCAAGCCCGAGTCGTAACGTCCCAAGTGCGAATACAGCTAGTAATACGAGTAGTGGTAAAAATCTCAGTAATACCGAGAACTATAAAGTCCAAGCTGGTGATGGTTTGATTGCCTTGGCGCGGCGTTTTGGTGTGTCAGTCGACGACTTAGCAACAACTAATAATATGGCGACCAATGCACAGTTACAACTTGGGCAAACCATCAAAGTACCCAAAGCTACCATCAGTTATACAGTAGGATCAGGCGATAGTCTGATTGGGCTCGCACGTAAATATGGTGTCTCAACACAGGAACTTGCTGATATGAACAAGATTGCCGTTGATGCCATGTTACAGCTTGGGCAGCGTATGGTTGTGCCCAATCGTATGTAG
- a CDS encoding Nif3-like dinuclear metal center hexameric protein: MTIQNNAAPLSTTAIGTLITAQTLTQFCDNYLSAAAFKDYAPNGLQVDGGQPIQRIVTGVTACEALIDAAIAINANAIMVHHGYFWKGEPEPIVGIKGQRIRKLLQHGISLIAYHLPLDAHSVIGNNAKLAEMLGLTITGALYPNETHPVGNIATCAPQSADSLIATINHALGRAPLHIAADYIAPHANQSHTHTAQSKLIERVGLCSGGAQDMIEQAAAMGCDAYISGEISERTTHSARELGIDYFACGHHATERGGIQALGELVAQHFDIPVTFIDIDNPA; encoded by the coding sequence ATGACCATTCAAAATAACGCTGCACCCTTATCAACGACTGCGATAGGCACACTGATAACCGCCCAAACACTCACACAATTTTGTGATAATTACTTATCTGCTGCTGCGTTCAAAGACTATGCGCCTAATGGATTACAAGTCGATGGCGGGCAGCCGATTCAGCGTATTGTCACTGGAGTCACCGCTTGCGAGGCTTTGATTGATGCGGCGATCGCTATTAATGCGAATGCTATTATGGTACATCATGGCTACTTTTGGAAAGGTGAACCTGAGCCTATAGTAGGCATAAAAGGTCAACGTATCCGTAAGTTATTACAGCATGGTATTTCTCTTATCGCCTACCATCTACCGCTCGATGCGCATTCCGTTATTGGTAATAATGCCAAACTTGCCGAGATGCTAGGGCTCACCATCACTGGCGCACTGTATCCTAATGAAACGCATCCAGTGGGTAATATCGCCACTTGTGCGCCGCAAAGTGCGGACAGCCTGATCGCTACTATTAACCACGCCTTAGGACGTGCGCCATTGCATATAGCGGCTGATTATATTGCTCCTCATGCCAATCAGTCTCATACTCATACAGCTCAATCCAAGCTCATCGAACGTGTGGGTTTATGCAGCGGTGGTGCACAAGATATGATTGAGCAAGCAGCGGCTATGGGCTGTGATGCCTATATATCTGGTGAAATATCAGAGCGTACCACCCATAGCGCGCGCGAGCTTGGGATTGACTACTTTGCGTGCGGTCATCACGCCACAGAGCGCGGTGGTATTCAAGCATTAGGCGAGCTGGTTGCACAGCATTTTGACATCCCAGTGACGTTTATCGATATCGATAATCCTGCTTGA
- a CDS encoding transglycosylase SLT domain-containing protein has translation MPRMTYRAKLSVRAAKRRISHLLHSNSPTINLVNDSIDANAVDASTIDANSVDASCTLAAPTVLPVKRFRKTKQLVQISSIALLSLPAQSLTTMNINTQIPAYNKVMLQKTLTVAAVPGDTTYFATDGFQHGFGYDLVRGYADELGVTITLKAYASDEAALRAVQFGAADIALTTASTQLRNELALPSINVSCGYDSSLTNNGLNPKVSWAFRQPHDPLSQKASHFLCDSIKLDSTQNLAAFYNQNLLKDTYSQQHFQQTLTEKLPVYQYSFVKQAKNYNHDWQLLVAMGYQESHLNADAVSPTGVRGLMMLTNSTAKAMGVSNRVDPMQSIGGGARYLEEMKADFADVPNTDRIWFALAAYNMGPNAIKNIQKTLIAEGVNDKNWANIYAYLSANKASNSRYGQAMQYVTNIRSYLETIKMQTV, from the coding sequence ATGCCGCGTATGACTTATCGCGCCAAACTATCGGTGCGCGCTGCTAAACGCCGTATCTCTCATTTACTGCACTCAAACAGCCCCACAATTAACCTTGTCAACGATTCTATTGATGCTAATGCTGTTGACGCTAGTACTATTGATGCTAATTCAGTTGATGCTAGTTGCACCCTTGCTGCGCCTACTGTCCTACCTGTCAAACGCTTTCGTAAAACCAAGCAACTGGTGCAAATATCAAGTATTGCCTTGCTATCGCTACCCGCGCAAAGCCTAACCACCATGAATATAAATACGCAAATACCCGCTTATAATAAGGTCATGCTACAAAAAACGTTAACCGTTGCTGCCGTACCGGGTGATACGACCTATTTTGCTACTGATGGCTTCCAACATGGTTTTGGCTACGACTTAGTGCGTGGCTATGCCGATGAGCTTGGGGTGACAATTACTCTCAAAGCGTATGCCAGTGATGAGGCAGCGTTGCGCGCGGTACAATTTGGCGCTGCCGATATAGCGTTGACAACCGCAAGCACGCAACTTCGAAATGAACTGGCACTGCCCTCTATCAATGTCAGCTGTGGCTATGATAGCAGCTTGACCAACAACGGGCTAAATCCTAAAGTCAGCTGGGCATTTAGACAACCTCACGACCCATTATCCCAAAAAGCCAGCCATTTCCTATGTGATAGTATCAAATTAGACAGCACCCAAAATTTAGCCGCATTTTATAATCAAAACTTACTCAAAGATACTTATAGTCAGCAGCACTTTCAACAAACCCTGACTGAGAAATTACCCGTTTATCAATACTCATTTGTCAAACAGGCGAAAAATTATAATCATGATTGGCAACTACTGGTAGCAATGGGTTATCAAGAGTCGCATCTCAATGCCGATGCCGTGTCACCAACAGGCGTGCGTGGTCTGATGATGTTGACCAATAGTACCGCTAAAGCGATGGGCGTCTCTAATCGCGTTGATCCCATGCAAAGTATCGGTGGCGGGGCGCGCTATCTAGAAGAGATGAAAGCAGACTTTGCAGATGTGCCAAACACAGATCGTATCTGGTTTGCGCTTGCCGCTTATAATATGGGTCCAAATGCGATTAAAAATATTCAAAAAACGCTTATTGCAGAGGGTGTTAACGATAAAAATTGGGCAAATATCTATGCCTATCTCTCAGCAAATAAAGCCTCCAATAGCCGTTATGGTCAAGCCATGCAGTATGTGACTAATATCAGAAGTTATCTTGAGACCATTAAGATGCAAACGGTCTAA
- a CDS encoding hemolysin family protein, with the protein MSVPRLCRPRACRQAASAKPPPTSTGHYWQRASVTALPLLMLGLLPYPAFAADAIADPTAANVLLLAMFVVIAIGISFICSLAEAALLTMTPSYIADIEESNPKKAEMLRRLKIDNIDQSLAAILTLNTTAHTLGSIGAGAQATIVFGSAWFGVFSAVMTFAILILSEIIPKTLGTVYWRQLGGLVTYFVRAIIILLYPIIWLSERLTKMLVRGKEADVFSRREFSALASIGEAAGHIDPLEARIIRNLLAFGAIKVEDIMTPRSVMLAFDENKTIAEVLADRPKLTFSRLPIYDGDLDNITGFVLKTDMLLAKVNHAMQKPLTQFQREITFVFSKMKLFDLLELMLKNRIHIAITVGEYGEVKGLVTLEDVFETLLGLEIVDEIDRVEDMQALARQMMDRRVERLGMKLDDDEQYGEGIGSDSKS; encoded by the coding sequence ATGTCTGTTCCTCGTTTATGTCGTCCGCGTGCCTGTCGTCAAGCGGCATCTGCTAAACCTCCCCCGACATCGACAGGTCATTACTGGCAGCGTGCCTCTGTAACGGCGCTACCTTTATTAATGCTTGGATTGTTGCCTTATCCGGCGTTCGCTGCTGACGCTATAGCAGATCCAACGGCTGCCAACGTGTTATTACTCGCCATGTTTGTGGTGATTGCTATTGGTATCTCGTTTATCTGTTCGCTGGCAGAGGCGGCATTATTGACCATGACTCCCTCATATATCGCTGATATTGAAGAGAGTAATCCAAAAAAAGCCGAAATGTTGCGCCGTCTGAAGATTGATAATATTGATCAGTCGCTAGCGGCTATTTTAACCTTGAATACTACTGCGCATACTTTAGGTTCTATCGGTGCCGGTGCACAGGCGACCATTGTCTTTGGTAGTGCATGGTTTGGCGTGTTTTCTGCCGTTATGACCTTTGCTATTTTGATACTGTCAGAGATTATCCCTAAAACGTTGGGAACCGTATATTGGCGACAATTGGGCGGATTAGTCACGTATTTTGTACGGGCTATTATTATCCTCTTATATCCTATTATTTGGTTGTCTGAGCGTCTGACCAAAATGCTGGTTCGTGGCAAGGAAGCGGACGTATTCAGTCGCCGTGAGTTTTCAGCACTGGCTAGTATTGGCGAAGCAGCAGGACATATCGATCCATTAGAGGCGCGTATTATCCGTAACTTATTGGCTTTTGGTGCCATTAAAGTTGAGGATATTATGACGCCCCGCTCGGTTATGTTAGCCTTTGATGAAAATAAAACCATCGCTGAAGTACTGGCTGATCGTCCGAAACTCACTTTTTCGCGTTTGCCTATTTATGATGGCGACCTTGATAATATTACCGGTTTTGTTCTCAAAACAGACATGCTACTGGCAAAAGTCAATCACGCCATGCAGAAGCCATTGACTCAATTTCAGCGCGAGATTACCTTTGTTTTTTCTAAAATGAAGCTGTTTGACCTGTTAGAATTGATGTTAAAAAATCGCATTCATATTGCCATTACCGTTGGTGAATATGGTGAAGTAAAAGGATTGGTCACGTTAGAGGATGTCTTTGAAACCTTGCTTGGGCTCGAAATTGTCGATGAAATTGACCGCGTGGAAGACATGCAAGCGTTGGCGCGGCAGATGATGGACAGACGTGTTGAGCGTTTGGGTATGAAACTGGATGATGATGAGCAGTATGGTGAAGGAATAGGGAGCGATTCTAAATCTTAA